In Solanum stenotomum isolate F172 chromosome 6, ASM1918654v1, whole genome shotgun sequence, one DNA window encodes the following:
- the LOC125867967 gene encoding ADP-ribosylation factor 2 isoform X1, protein MGLTFTKLFSRLFAKKEMRILMVGLDAAGKTTILYKLKLGEIVTTIPTIGFNVETVEYKNISFTVWDVGGQDKIRPLWRHYFQNTQGLIFVVDSNDRDRVVEARDELHRMLNEDELRDAVLLVFANKQDLPNAMNAAEITDKLGLHSLRQRHWYIQSTCATSGEGLYEGLDWLSNNIANKVVMP, encoded by the exons ATGGGGCTCACATTCACCAAGCTCTTCAGTCGGCTTTTCGCCAAGAAGGAAATGCGCATTCTAATGGTTGGTCTTGATGCAGCTGGTAAGACCACCATATTGTACAAGTTGAAGCTGGGAGAGATCGTGACTACTATTCCTACCATTG GTTTCAATGTGGAGACTGTTGAGTACAAGAATATCAGCTTCACTGTTTGGGATGTCGGGGGTCAGGACAAG ATCCGTCCATTGTGGAGGCACTACTTCCAGAACACTCAGGGTCTCATTTTTGTGGTTGATAGCAATGATAGAGACCGTGTTGTAGAAGCAAGAGATGAATTGCATAGGATGTTGAACGAG GATGAACTTCGGGATGCTGTGCTTCTAGTTTTTGCTAACAAACAAGATCTTCCTAATGCAATGAATGCTGCTGAAATAACTGATAAGCTTGGACTGCACTCCCTCAGGCAGCGTCACTG GTACATCCAGAGCACTTGTGCAACTTCTGGAGAGGGGCTTTACGAGGGACTTGATTGGCTTTCTAACAACATTGCTAACAAGGTAGTTATGCCATAA
- the LOC125867967 gene encoding ADP-ribosylation factor 2 isoform X2, with product MGLTFTKLFSRLFAKKEMRILMVGLDAAGKTTILYKLKLGEIVTTIPTIGFNVETVEYKNISFTVWDVGGQDKIRPLWRHYFQNTQGLIFVVDSNDRDRVVEARDELHRMLNEDELRDAVLLVFANKQDLPNAMNAAEITDKLGLHSLRQRHWYIQSTCATSGEGLYEGLDWLSNNIANKA from the exons ATGGGGCTCACATTCACCAAGCTCTTCAGTCGGCTTTTCGCCAAGAAGGAAATGCGCATTCTAATGGTTGGTCTTGATGCAGCTGGTAAGACCACCATATTGTACAAGTTGAAGCTGGGAGAGATCGTGACTACTATTCCTACCATTG GTTTCAATGTGGAGACTGTTGAGTACAAGAATATCAGCTTCACTGTTTGGGATGTCGGGGGTCAGGACAAG ATCCGTCCATTGTGGAGGCACTACTTCCAGAACACTCAGGGTCTCATTTTTGTGGTTGATAGCAATGATAGAGACCGTGTTGTAGAAGCAAGAGATGAATTGCATAGGATGTTGAACGAG GATGAACTTCGGGATGCTGTGCTTCTAGTTTTTGCTAACAAACAAGATCTTCCTAATGCAATGAATGCTGCTGAAATAACTGATAAGCTTGGACTGCACTCCCTCAGGCAGCGTCACTG GTACATCCAGAGCACTTGTGCAACTTCTGGAGAGGGGCTTTACGAGGGACTTGATTGGCTTTCTAACAACATTGCTAACAAG GCTTAA